The DNA window GCGACGAGGGCGGCGTACAGAGACATAGACAGCGGCGTCGTCGGGATGGTGACCAGACCGCCGAGAACAGCGACCCGCGGGGCGGTTTCGGCCCCGTTGCTCCCGATGAAGAAGCCGACCACCCCGGCGAGGACGACGACGGTAGCCCCCACCCCCAGCAAGATGCGCCGGCCGAGTCCCGGCGTCCCCGACGCCGGTTCGCCGCGGTTCGTCGAATCGGATTCTGCTGACACGCCGCGGACTAGGGCGGCCGCCCGTTTGGCACTTGCCCTTCGTCGTCCACTCGCCCGCCGCGGCGACTCCCGGGACGGCAAAGTACAAACCGCTCCCTCGGGAACCGAGAGGCGATGCCAGAGGAACTCCTCACCCGCGCCCGCGACGCCCTCGACGACGCCTACGTCCCCTACTCGGAGTACTCGGTCGGGGCCGCGCTTCGAACCGCCGACGGCGAGGTGTACGTCGGGTGCAACATCGAGAACGCGAACTACTCGAACAGCCTCCACGCCGAGGAAGTCGCCGTCGCGGAGGCGGTGAAGAACGGCCACACGGCGTTCGAGCGAATCGCCGTCACCTCGGGCGCGAAGGACGGCGTCACCCCCTGCGGGATGTGTCGCCAGACCCTCGCGGAGTTCGCCGACGAGAGCCTCGTCGTCGTCTGCGACGAGGGGGGCGAGGAGACGACGGAGTACACCCTCGGCGAACTCCTGCCCGACACCATCTCCTTGGACACGCTGAACGCGGCGGCGGAGTCCCGCGAGGACGTATAAACAGTTAGGTATCCGGACAGTCTCGTCGCGGTATGAAACGCCGCGCAGTCGTCCTCGCCGCGTTGCTCCTCCTCGCGGGGTGTTCCGGAACCCCCGCGGGCGACGCCACCGCCGGAACCGACGCGTCCGAACTCTCCGCGACGGAGACGCCCACTCCGGAGGCGACGGAAGCGCCGACGGCGACGCCCGTACCGCCGCAGAACCCGTGGCGCGCGGACCCGATAGTCGTCGGCGTCGCCGACGCCGAGAACGACTCCGAGTACGTCGAACT is part of the Halopelagius longus genome and encodes:
- the cdd gene encoding cytidine deaminase, producing the protein MPEELLTRARDALDDAYVPYSEYSVGAALRTADGEVYVGCNIENANYSNSLHAEEVAVAEAVKNGHTAFERIAVTSGAKDGVTPCGMCRQTLAEFADESLVVVCDEGGEETTEYTLGELLPDTISLDTLNAAAESREDV
- a CDS encoding DUF7520 family protein; amino-acid sequence: MSAESDSTNRGEPASGTPGLGRRILLGVGATVVVLAGVVGFFIGSNGAETAPRVAVLGGLVTIPTTPLSMSLYAALVAAGVLTVLFGLVAVASRYEDAN